The following DNA comes from Triticum aestivum cultivar Chinese Spring chromosome 3D, IWGSC CS RefSeq v2.1, whole genome shotgun sequence.
ATCtcatgtttgaatgcatttttgcTCAAGCTATTTGGGAGGTTATGGCTGGAATTTTTGATTTTTCCCATTCCAAGCTATGTTTCTAATATCTACAATATGTGGTTTAACTTCAAGAAAAATGCAGTTGGTAATATGGCTTGTGTTGCTTCCTTGTGGAGTTTGTGGACTGTTCGTAACGATGTGTTCTTTCAGGGCTTGGTCTAGGAAGATGTAAGACTTTTGTTGAGGCGAATAAGAGTGTTGTTACATCAATGGAAGATCATATGCGCCAACTCACAGTCTGTTCTCATGCAATAATGCTTACTACTACTGGATCAGCAAAGAGGTGAGCTGCATGGGCCTGAACCTGCCTACAAATGAAGATGGTGATCAGCTTCATCCTTGCTCTGGAGCTGACGCGAGGAGATGCTTTTCTGGCTAGATCTTGCGTTTACCATTTTCGTTTGTACGCTTTCTGACAATGTCTACCGTGGAACTTGCCTGACTTTTTGCTCGCCCTGTTACTTTGGTTATGCCCCGAAAGCTAGAAATAGTTTGGTTTGGATGCTTTGTTGCCTCTTTTTTAATAAAATGGGGCGGGGAAACAAAAATCATCTTCTGCTcccaagctcatttgagctcgggatgaacactaaaatcagaagaagaaaataaaaatcatttaaaattttctaaatttttttgggcgcaaacattgacaaaagttttacGTGCCCATAAAATTTCATCTTGAAAAGACATTCCTGAAAGTCGTGATAAAAACAAAACAAATCAGCGCTCCAAAATGCTTTCGAATTGGAGCATAATTTTTGTTTTgtttgccacgacttccatgaatgtgTTTTCAAGATGAAATTTTGTGAGCATgtaaaacttttgtcaatgttttcataaaaaaatctgatttcttttgaattttacTATTCACTGGGCTCATTTAAGCTCGAGCTAAAAACTCCACTTCCGCGAGGAAACCCTTGTCGTCACAAATATGGCAAGGGCAGTTTTGCATACGTACAAAACTTCGGCTCGACCAATGACTCACACAAATCATCTCTGCCTCTGAGATTTCACATGGACGCATGCTGCCTGACTGGACGTAggaggcaaaatttcgtgttttgaccattTTCTAAAAGTTAATCAAGATCCGATCCTAGTTTGTAAAAATTTCgtgatctgacccttttgctaccgtcaGGGTCCATGACGATAGTGtgtaacagcctaccgccagggaccttggcgctAGAAAACACCCCTACCGCCAAACAGGCTGACGGTAGCCTGTACAACCCTACCGCCAAGATACTCAGTGATGGATGCAAGCATGCGCCGTGTTTCATACTTATACAAAAAATTTACGGTAGGAcatgcaaccctaccgccaggaTCCTTAGCGGTATACCCTACCGCCATGACCCGTTGACGGTAAGAAATTGTAAGTCTCGATCAAGCTTCGataaagggtcaaaacacgaattAGCCGACGCACGACGTCGCTTCCTGCCCCAGCCACTAGCCCCACTAGCAGCTACTCGATGCATTGCACGGAGCGCCCCACTAGCCGCCGCGTGCCCCAGCGACAAACTTCCAACCCCGCGTAGTACCCCGCGTGCCTGCACCCGGCGCCGTGGTGACTCCTCAGGAGCAGCTGGCCAATGGTGCGTCGACACGCCGGCGTGCGTTTTGCCTTCGTCCGGACTTTTgtcaatattttcacaaaaaaatcagattcttttggattttactgttcaccggGCTCATTTGAGCTCGAGCTAAAAACTCCGCCTCCGCCTCTATTCGTCACAAATATGGCAAGGGCAGTTTTGCGTACGGACAAAACTTCGGCTGGGCCAACGGCTCACACAAATCATCTCTGCCTCTGAGATTTCACATGGAGCGCATGCTACCAGACTGGACGCAGGACGTCGCTCACACAAATCAGCTAGTCGATGGCATTGCACGGAGCGCCCCACGAGCCGCCGCGTGCCCCAGCGACAAACTCCCAACCCCGCGTAGTACCTCGCGTGCCTGCACACGGCGCCGTGGTGACTCCTCATAGTTGGACTTTTAGAGAGGCGTCAGGAGGCAGGAGCAGCTGGCCAATGGTGCGTCGACACGCCGGCGCGCGTTCGCCTTCGTCCGGGCTGTGCCGCGACGTGGTACTAGCCCACTCCGAGCTATAAAATGCGGCGGAAAACGCCAAGGCCTGCCTCGCTCTCTCCCCCCTTGAGGCTGCGGCCGGGAGGCAGCCAAATGGCGACGCGCGCCTCCACTCCGGTCCTCCGGGAACCTGCGCTGCGCACACACCGCATGCCTCCAGGCGTCGCCGGCTGAGTGGTAAGCAAAATATCTTCTCCTCCCTGTCGTTGATGGTTTTCTTGCCGCCTTGCTTTTTGTCACCTTCTTCTTCCCATTCCAGTTTGCTCTGCTCTTGCCTACTTTCGTTTTGCCTCGGTTCGTTCATGTCTTTGCCTTGATTTCTTGGAGATCCATCGAGGTCCTGTTCTTCTTGCATCGTTTGCCGCCATTGGTTCCTGAACTTGCTGATCTATCTAGATGCAGGCCGGGATTACAATCaattgcagcaaaagaagaagaaaaagctgGGACAGATCTCATATTGTAGAGAGCGTGCGTGCGTGTGCGCATTTGTGGAGGGCGATGAGCTTGATCGGGTCGCAATGCCGGGCGGCGGGTCGAGGTTGGTTCGACGTCCGCGGTTAGTTAAGGGACCGACTGTCAGCGTCCCTGATTCAGGGAGAAGCGGCAACGACTCGAGCATCGACAAGGCAGCCAGCGTGGCTTCGGAAAGGGAAGAGGGAACCAATCAGGGCCAAGACCGCGTCATCAGGCGTCCACCTAGGATCAGGCACCCCAAACCGCAGGTTTGTGGGCCCGGAGTGGGTGAATCCTTCTTAAGGCCAAGTGGAGCCAGAGAGGAGCCATCCAGTGGGATCAGGCACCGGCACGGCATCCCTTTTTGCTTTTgctttcttctttcccttcccacAAGACAAAGTGTAACTCTGTAAGCTACCCTGTGAGCGTGAGAATTCAGATCGAGATCCATCGCCTAACATCGTGGTATCAGATAGCCACCCACCAcccttccaccgccgccgacgacaccACTGCCGCGCTGGAAACCCGTCGCCAGAAGCAGGCGCGCGACTTCCTCATCGCCAACATGGATCCCGCGCTGAAGGCGTACCTCGACaagctcaacgacgaggccatcgCTCGCGCTCGCCGGCAAGAGGAGGATACCAAGACCATCCTCCAGGCCGTGGCGGCGCAGACCACCAGGATCGACGCTCTCGTCTCCTGGAAGCCGGAACTCGAGGCGCGGTTCGCGCAGCTCGAATCCGCCGTCGCGACGCTACAGGCAGCATCATCGGCGCTCGCGCCGACTCCACCATCAACGGATCCCCGCCGCCTGCAACTACACCGGTCGCGCGCGAGATCCAAGGGCAATCAAGCCACGGCGCGTCACTGCAACCCGGGGGATCTCCGACGGCGACCTTCGAGTCGCCGGCGGATTCCCCGGTCACGGGTATGGCCATGATCCAGTCTCAGAATACTTCTCCATTATCTTCTCAAGTACTGGCGGCGATGGGGCAGGCACCCCCGCCGATTTCGTTTCCCAGTTTTGGGGGCGAGAATCCGCAGCTTTGGAAGACGCTGGCGGAACAGTACTTTCAGATGTTTGCGGTTCAGGAATCATACTGGGTTCCCATGGCAATTCTGAATTTCACCGGCCCGGCTGCCATTTGGCTGCAGTCGGTGCAACGCAAGGTTGCGGGTTTGGCGTGGGAATCATTCACAGCGCTGTTGTGCACTCGATTTGGCCGCGATAAACACCAGTTCCTGATTCGTCAGTTCTATGCTATTAAACAGACGGATTCAGTAGCAGAATTCATCGAACATTTTGAAACTCTGATGAATCATATGATGTCTTATTCAGAACTAACGCATCCTTACTTCTTCTTGACTCGGTTCATCAAGGGGCTGCGGGCGGACATACGGGCGGTGGTGCTCATTCAGCGTCCGCCTGACCTCGACACGGCGTGTTCCCTGGCGCTGCTGCAGGGGGAGGTAGCAGACGGGGAGCTGGTCAAGCACGTGGCGCCAGCGCGTTTTCCAGCACCGCGGTTTGTGACGGCCAGTACTCCAGTGGCGCCTCCGAGCGCTGCCCGTCCATCCGCGCCTACAGCTAGCGCTGAAGATCGACTGGGGACAGAAGCAGCGCGGGCAGGGACAGAGAACAACAAGATCCCAGCCTTGCGCTCTTTCAGAAGAGCTCGCGGTCTCTGCTTCAAGTGTGGGGAGCGATGGGGCAAAGAGCATACATGTCCTTCCACCGTTCAGATGCATGTGGTGGAGGAATTGCTGGAATTATTTGCAACAGAGGAGACGCGAAGTGAGGTCGATCAGGATCAATCAACCTTGGACGAGGATAATCTCTGCACCATCTCAAAGCAAGCAGTCGATGGATCGTCTGGGCCGGAAGTGATGCAGCTGCACGCGTGGATACAGGGCAAAGAGATGTCACTCCTGGTGGATTCTGGCAGTTCGTCGTCATTTGTGGACCTGCATATGGCTACTCATTTGTCCGGGGTGTGCAAACTGCCGAAGGCTTGTCGCGTTAAGGTCGCAGACGGGTCAGTGTTACACTGTGACAGCTTTATTCCGCAGTTCCAGTGGTCTACTCAGGGGCATGAGTTTGTCACAGATTTTAAGCTCCTATCCCTGGGAGTCTATGACGCAATCCTAGGAATGGATTGACTCAAGAAACACAGCCCGATGCAAATTGATTGGGAAGCTCAGCACATGACCGTGACCACAGAGCAAGGACTAGTGGACTTACAAGCAGTCACTAAACAGCAACACCAGTGCTCTGCAATTTCTTCTCAGGAACTCCTGTCTGCATGTAAGCAGGGCTCTGCTGCTTATGTTGTGCATCTGAATTCTGTCAGTGAAATGGGAGCGCAAGAGGAGAACATTCCAGTGGAAATTCTCAGAGTATTGGAGCAGTACACGGATGTGTTTGAAAAGCCCAAAGGGCTCCCACCGAGATGCGCTTGCGATCACCGAATCCCACTAATGGAGGGCGCGCAACCAGTCAATCAGCGCCCTTACAGACATAAACCGGAGCTCAAGAATGAGATAGAGCGTCAGGTTAAAGAGCTGCTGGATGCAGGTATCATCAGAGAGAGTACCAGCCCATTCTCCTCGCCAGCGTTACTTGTGAAGAAAAAGGACGAGACGTGGCAATTATGTGTGGATTACAGGTGTTTGAATGCAATGACACTGGTCGGTAAATACCCGGTACCAATCATTGATGAATTGCTAGATGAATTAGTTGGAGCATGTTGGTTTTCCAAGCTAGATTTATGGGCAGGTTATCACCAGATACGACTAGCAGAAGGAGAGGAGTATAAGACAGCATTTACTACGCACTCGGGCCACTGGGAGTTTTtagtcatgtcatttggattggcGTGTGCTCCACCAACATTCATAGGCGTTGTAACTTGTACCTTGCGACCCCTGTTGCGTGTCTGTGTCATCCTCTTCTTCGATGACATCTTAGTTTTCAGTAAAACACTGGAACAGCATGTGGAACATCTGAGTCAAGTGCTGCAATTACTCCGACGAGATCACTGGCAAGTAAAGCAATCCAAGTGTTCATTCGGACATCGACAGATTGCTTACCTGGGGCATGTGATTGATGAGCGAGGAGTTTCAATGGATCCGGAGAAGATTGCAACTATCAGAAACTGGCCTGTGCCTCGTAACAGCAAagaagtgcgtagtttccttggatTGGCAGGTTACTACCGAAAATGTGTCAAGCATTTCGGCATCATTGCCAGACCTCTCTTCAATTTACTCAAAAAGGGGCACCCGTTCGTGTGGACTGCTGAAACTAACAAGGCTTTCGAGCTACTGCAACAGGGCCTGGTTTCTGCGCCAGTTTTGCACTTGTCGGATTTCACTAAGCAGTTTGTTATTGATACGCATGCTTGTGATTATGGAGTTGGAGCAGTATTACAGCAAGGGGGACACCCGATTGCGTACATGAGTAAACCTTTGGCTCCCAAGCACAGAGGTTTATCTACATACGAGAAGGAATGCTTAGCAATACTTATGGCCGTGAACAATGGCGCCCATACTTACACCATGATGAGTTTCTGATAAGGACAGATCAGCGTAGCCTCGTCCATTTGGATGATCAGAGGCTATCGACAGTTTGGCAGCAAAAGGCATTTACCAAGTTACTAGGGTTGCGTTACAAAATCTGTTACCGGCAAGGGACAACTAACAGTGCTGCAGATGCTCTGTCTCGTCGTCGCCATGAACAGGGACATGCCATGGCCATTTCAGTGTGTCAACCTACTTGGATTGAGGATATCCGGGCCAGCTATTCCAGTAATAAGCATGCGCGTAAATTACTCGAACAGTTCTCACACCAAGAGGACCCGAAAGGACGCTTTTCTGTTGCTAATGGTTTACTGTATTTCCGTCAGCGCTTGTGGCTGGGAGGCTCGCCTGCAATTCAGCAGTCAGTGCTGCGAGCTTTCCATGACAGCACGGTAGGGGGGCATTCCGACTTCCCTGTGACTTATCGGCGTCTCCGCAAATTGTTCGCCTGGCCTAAAATGAAGTAGCAAATCTGGCAGTATGTGCAAGAATGTGCAGTCTGTCAACAAGCTAAGCCAGAAAGGGTCAAGTATCCAGGTTTGCTCGAACCAATTCCTCTGCCTGAAGGAGCTTGGCAAGTAGTTACAATGGATTTCATCGACGGTCTCCCACAATCCGGCAGAGCAAACTGCATCTTAGTCGTGGTGGATAAGTTCACCCGCTATGCTCACTTCCTCCCACTTCAGCACCCATTCACCGCGGCCAGAGTAGCTCGGGCGTACCTGGACAACATTTACAAGCTGCATGGCCTACCAAAAGCCATAATATCAGACCGGGATCCAGTCTTCACAAGCAAGTTCTGGCGTGAGTTGTTTGCCTGCATTGGAACAGAGCTCAATATGAGTACTCCATACCATCTGCAAACGGATGGTCAATCTGAGCGGGTCAATCAGTGTCTGGAAATCTACCTACGGTGTTTCATTCACGCATGCCCCAACCACTGGAACCAATTTCTGGCTCTTGCAGAATTTTGGTACAATTCCAGTCACCACTCAGTCTTGAACATGTCTCCGTTTCAAGCGCTGTATGGGCATGAGCCGCGACACTGGGGAATAGAGGCCGCGTCAGTATGCAAGATCCCAGAGCTGAAGGAATGGCTAGAGGAAAGGAAGACCATGCAACAGGTCCTCAAGCAACACCTGCACCGCGCGCGGCATCTCATGAAAGTTCAGGCCGACAAAAAGCGATCAGAACGAGAGTTTGCTGTGGGGGACTCTGTATTCGTCAAGTTGCAGCCATATGTGCAATCATCAGTGCATCGTCGATCCAACCACAAGCTGGCATTCAGGTACTTTGGACCATTCAAAATCATCAAGCGCATCAATCCTGTAGCTTACGAACTGGACTTACCGG
Coding sequences within:
- the LOC123075276 gene encoding uncharacterized protein, whose product is MAMIQSQNTSPLSSQVLAAMGQAPPPISFPSFGGENPQLWKTLAEQYFQMFAVQESYWVPMAILNFTGPAAIWLQSVQRKVAGLAWESFTALLCTRFGRDKHQFLIRQFYAIKQTDSVAEFIEHFETLMNHMMSYSELTHPYFFLTRFIKGLRADIRAVVLIQRPPDLDTACSLALLQGEVADGELVKHVAPARFPAPRFVTASTPVAPPSAARPSAPTASAEDRLGTEAARAGTENNKIPALRSFRRARGLCFKCGERWGKEHTCPSTVQMHVVEELLELFATEETRSEVDQDQSTLDEDNLCTISKQAVDGSSGPEVMQLHAWIQGKEMSLLVDSGSSSSFVDLHMATHLSGVCKLPKACRVKVADGSVLHCDSFIPQFQWSTQGHEFVTDFKLLSLGVYDAILGMD